A section of the Schistosoma haematobium chromosome ZW, whole genome shotgun sequence genome encodes:
- a CDS encoding hypothetical protein (EggNog:ENOG410V6CH~COG:F~BUSCO:EOG091G0BPX): MNFLIGGGTGLIGRSLVSSLRSTGHNVQVITRRPKERNDLSWDSIKKNGLPKDVDVIVNLSGRNVGEVNPLFLIKQNYDKYIDEVFSSRLDTTKLLVDLSKSAPIKAFINASAIGFYPPDPQITYDESAPFRDCGFITNLVKRWEDAAQIPSRPDIRQIQLRIGVVLSQDSSFIRTFHRIYLLGFCNPIGTGRQWISWIHLDDMVRIIEYVADSKRVFSSGPVNCTSPKSVQQVTFAKAMSESLGAPSNILSNVPVPSFLFTYLLGRDRASLAVDGQRVIPKKLLNAGFEFTYPDLADALENIFGRRPRS; encoded by the exons atgaaCTTTTTAATTG GTGGTGGCACGGGATTAATAGGTCGATCCCTTGTTTCATCACTTCGATCAACTGGACATAATGTACAAGTTATCACACGCAGACCAAAGGAAAGAAATGATTTGAGCTGG GATTCTATCAAGAAGAATGGTTTACCAAAAGATGTAGATGTTATTGTAAATTTGAGCGGTCGAAACGTTGGTGAAGTTAACCCACTATTTCTTATTAAACA gaattatgataaatatattgaCGAAGTTTTTTCCAGTCGTTTAGATACAACCAAGCTTCTTGTTGATTTATCAAAATCTGCCCCAATTAAAGCATTCATAAATGCATCAGCGATTG gTTTCTACCCTCCTGATCCGCAAATCACATATGATGAATCTGCTCCATTCAGAGACTGTGGCTTTATTACAAATCTTGTTAAACGATGGGAAGATGCGGCTCAAATACCCTCTAGACCTGATATTCGTCAAATTCAACTGCGAATAG GTGTAGTTCTTAGCCAAGACTCGAGTTTCATTCGTACTTTTCACCGCATTTATCTCCTGGGGTTTTGTAATCCGATTGGTACTGGTCGTCAATGGATATCTTGGATTCATTTAGATGATATGGTTAGAATAATTGAATACGTTGCTGACTCTAAACGAGTTTTTTCAAGCGGACCTGTCAATTGTACATCACCTAAATCTGTTCAACAGGTTACTTTTGCTAAAGCCATGTCTGAGTCACTTGGTGCTCCGAGTAATATCCTTTCCAATGTTCCAGTCCCATCGTTTCTTTTTACTTATCTCCTTGGTCGTGATCGTGCTTCCTTAGCTGTAGACGGTCAGCGTGTGATTCCTAAGAAGCTCCTCAATGCAGGGTTCGAGTTCACTTATCCTGATTTAGCAGATGCTTTGGAGAATATTTTCGGTCGTCGACCTCGTTCATAA